A genomic stretch from Candidatus Bathyarchaeota archaeon includes:
- a CDS encoding CRISPR locus-related DNA-binding protein, producing the protein MNRALIITLGFEEKFALRGLTRHGISKGDRLILLTGPTIERVRKAASYVRDFIDKYYSGEVSVDLVELPVHDFYQTTLQVKQVLENVASMDQVIVNLSGGMRIIVLAVFVAVMLLSMRNVKVELETEDSSTYLTIDAVALKSIMSFEELSEEKMKILEVLTREEKALTVAVLSKRLRRDSSTIRKHLRSLEEAGLIIVKKRKPLTVKSHPVLNLIF; encoded by the coding sequence ATGAATCGTGCCTTAATAATCACTTTGGGTTTCGAGGAAAAGTTTGCTTTAAGGGGGTTAACTAGGCACGGTATCTCGAAAGGGGACCGTTTGATCCTTTTAACAGGCCCTACTATCGAAAGGGTTAGAAAAGCCGCGTCCTACGTGAGAGATTTTATCGATAAATACTACTCAGGGGAGGTAAGTGTGGATTTAGTGGAATTACCAGTGCACGATTTCTACCAAACGACTTTACAGGTTAAACAGGTACTAGAAAACGTAGCGTCTATGGACCAGGTGATAGTGAACCTAAGCGGGGGCATGCGTATAATCGTTCTAGCCGTATTCGTAGCTGTGATGCTTCTGAGTATGAGGAACGTAAAAGTTGAACTAGAAACCGAGGATTCATCTACATATTTGACCATAGACGCGGTGGCGCTGAAGTCCATAATGAGTTTCGAAGAATTAAGCGAAGAAAAGATGAAGATATTAGAAGTCTTAACGAGAGAAGAGAAAGCCCTAACGGTAGCCGTGTTATCAAAAAGGCTTAGACGAGACAGTAGCACCATTAGAAAGCATTTAAGAAGCCTAGAGGAGGCGGGATTGATTATCGTGAAAAAGAGGAAACCCCTGACCGTGAAGAGCCATCCCGTCCTGAACCTGATTTTTTAG